AGCTCACGCTAAATTCCTCTTCAAGTACTAGCATACTCTAGCGCTGTAGCGGGCGCCCCCGTTATCTTCTTACTTCTTAGCTCGAAAATAATTTACTATCAGGCCATTTTCAACAACTTCATTTTTACTTCTTCTCAGCTACCGAAGCTCTCTGTTAAAAAAATTCACTGTCTACTTACCCGGTCATCGTAATTTATATATAAAAAAAAGCCCTTTTATAGAAAATAATCTATAAAAGGACGAATAATCGTGTTACCACCTTTGTTTGAAAGCTATGCTTTCCTCTATCCAACGTTTACCAAATATCCCGTAAAGTATTGGTGTTTCTTTTAACGGTGAAACATTCCGAAGCTGCCTACTTATCGACATACTTTTTCTCCAAGGCCATTTTCAGTATTTTGTCCATAACACTTTCCACCAACCAGTGTCTCTCTAAAATGTCCGCCAAACTTACTTTCCTCATCAACGAAAGTTTATTTATTTGTTGAAATGAAGTTTACGCTAGTCAAATTTTTTTGTCAACAAAAAAAATAAATTTTTTTCGCTCATTGTCTGTATATGCGCTGGAAAGTCGGTCAATTCAAGTTTTAATAAACAAAAAAATTTTGCTGCTACAAAAAATGAAACCATTTTCAAAAAAGTGCACAAAAAAAATGACTGATTTTGTGCATTCTGACCTAACAAATAAAAACGGTTACATATATACTAAGTTCATAGCAAAACAATAAAAAGAAAAAGAGGTAATCATTATGGTACAAATGGCATTAAATCATGTCTATAAAAAATACGACAATGCGGAAAACTATTCCGTTACAGATTTTAATTTGAATATCGCAGATCGCGAATTTATCGTTTTCGTTGGTCCTTCAGGTTGTGGTAAATCAACAACTTTACGAATGATTGCTGGCCTTGAAGATATTACAGAAGGCGAACTTTCAATTGGCGAAAAAGTCATGAATGACGTTGCACCAAAAGATCGCGACATCGCCATGGTATTCCAAAACTACGCATTATACCCACATATGACAGTATTTGATAACATGGCTTTTGGTTTGAAATTACGTAAATATGACAAAGCAGATATTAAAACACGGGTTGAAAATGCGGCTGAAATTTTAGGCTTAACAGAATATTTAGACCGTAAACCTGCCGCTTTATCTGGTGGACAACGTCAACGGGTTGCGTTAGGTCGTGCAATCGTTCGTGATGCAAAAGTCTTCTTAATGGATGAACCTTTGTCAAACTTAGATGCAAAATTACGTGTTGCCATGCGTGCTGAAATTGCGAAATTACACCAACGCTTAAACACAACTACAATTTACGTAACCCATGACCAAACTGAAGCTATGACAATGGCTGACCGAATTGTTATCATGAAAGATGGTTTTATCCAACAAATCGGCACACCGCAACAAGTATACGATACACCGGTAAATGTCTTTGTTGCAGGCTTCATTGGCTCTCCTGCTATGAACTTCTTCAACGTTACATTAAATAACGGAGTAATCACAGATGGCTATGGCTTAAAATTACGTATTCCAGAAGGAAAAAATAAAATTTTAGTTGAAAAAGGTTACGAAGGAAAAGAAGTTATCTTTGGTATTCGTCCTGAAGATATTCACTCTGAACAAGTCGCAATTGACGCTTCACCAGAAGCAACAGTTAACGCTGAAGTCGTTGTTTCAGAATTACTTGGAGCAGAATCCATGTTGTATACAAAAACTGGCGAAACTGAATTTGTATCAAAAGTTGATGCCCGTGACTTCCATAAACCAGGTGAATTCATTGACCTTGCTTTCAATATCAATAAAGCTCATTTCTTTGATAAAGATAGCGAAAATGTTATTAAATTACCTTAATCTTGTTCATTTCTTATTTTCCCATAAAGGCAAAAAACGTTCGCAAATGCGAGCGTTTTTTGTTTTGTCGTTTACATAAATAGCCAATTATTCACAATTATGTTTTTATAAATAATTGGCTTAAAAAAACCGTCTCTCAAAAAGAGACGGTTCACTTATTTAATTAAGCTGCTAATTCTTTGGCTTTTTCTTGTTCTTCTTTCAACAATTTATTGTCATAGAATTTGATGAATGGAAACCAGATTGCAAAAGCTAGTATTGCACACAATACAGCTAAAACAGCTGCTTTCCAGTCACCACCGGAACCAATGAATGCACCAATTCCTACTGGAGATGGCCAAGGCATTTGCGCTAGCATTGGTTTAACAATTTCAAATTTAATAGCAAAATAGGCTAAAGATGCTGAAGCCATTGGTGCTAAGAAAAATGGTAAAGCCAAAAATGGATTGTAAACAATTGGCATACCAAAAATAATTGGTTCATTGATGTTAAAAATGCCCGGCACAAGCGAAGCTTTTCCTAAAACCTTTAATTGATCTGATTTTGCCATGAAAGCAATAAAAATAATCAATCCTAACGTTGCACCGGAACCACCAACAGTTACATAAGAATTATTAAATTCACCAGCTAGTGGATAATTTGCTCCCGCCGCATTGGCAGCCATATTGGCTAGTACAATTGGAGTTAGAAAAGAAGTAATAATATTTGCTCCATGAATTCCGACAATCCATAGTGCATGGATTAAGAAGTAAATCACCATGATTCCTAGCCATGTATTGGTTAAATTCGTCACAAAACTAAATGGAATGTAGATGACTTTAAAAATATCTGTACCAAGAGCAATCAAAACGCCGTTAATAATCATTACAACAAAAGCGATTACAAAAGTTGGGATTAAAGCGGTAAAAGAACGTGAAACACCTGGTGGCACAACATCTGGCATTTTAATTACTAAATTACGTTTTACACACAAGCAATATAATTCAACTGCAATAACGGACATGATAATACCAGTAAAAATACCAGACGTCCCTAGACGATCAGCAAAAGACCCCATACGAATCCCATTTACTACTTTTTCAGTATCGGTAATTGAGTTAACTAACGTCATTTTACCTCCTTCCCAGACAATTTCAGGGATACATATAAAGAATGCAAAAACTGCCAAAAGTGCACCCGTTAATGGGTTAACATTTAAGCCTTGTTCATCTCGTTCAATGGATGTCAATTCATAAGCGAAAACGATTGCAAAATAAATAGCTAAAATACCCATTGTCATAGTATTTGCTACCATATATAAATCACTGATCTTGAAAAAACTAGCTTCAAATATTCCCTCTAATCCAGAAAATGCTACTGGTAACACATTTAAAACCAAAAACATTGAACCGACAATAGTAAATGGAATGGAAGCCATCCCGGCTGCCATAACCGCACGAACAATTTTCATTTGGGCGACTTTCCCCATCGGTCCCATTAAATATTTTTGTAAAAAATTAAACATATCTTACTCCCCTTTCATAGGTATAACGATTTTTCATATTGTTTAATCCGTTGATAGTGCTTGTCATGATTACTACTGATATCACGTAAACGATGTTGAATCCATAAACATAAGAAACAACCAATTAAAAGAGCTGCCACGATAAAAGCACGGCCATTTATTCCTTGCTTCATAAAAGGAAATAATCTATGAAATAATGGCGTAAAAGTGGCGAGTAACAATCCAACATTGACGATTAACTGCAACCAGTAATAACCTGTTGTGCGCGGTGTTACATTTTTTGGGGTACTGTACAACTTTGCTTGTTCAAAGACAGCTGGTAAAATACCAAGAATTAAAAGAGCTGGAATAAAGATCGTTTTTCCCTGAACTAAAAACAGTGCAATCAACCAGTATAAATTAATAAAGAAAAAGCCCGCGCTCAGATACCGAACGAAAAGATAACGATTAAAATACATTGTTTTAAGACTTAGCTTTTTACGATCTAAATCGAGGGCTTTTTTATCGGCATCTTTCATGATTTTACCTCCTTTTAATTTTTTTGATTTTGTGCATTTTGCTCATAAAGATATTTCATTTCTTGGGCAACTTCTAGTAGCGTCATCGTAGTCATCAAGTGATCTTGTGCATGAACCATAATGATCTCCATTTCAATTTTTTTGCCACCTGCATAATCTTTTAATAACGCGGTTTGTGATTTATGTGCTTGTAAAATTTCTTCATTAGCCTCATTTAAAAGCTGTTCTGCATTACTAAAATCATTTTTCCTCATGGCAGCAAAGGCTTTATGAATAGTAGTACGAGCATTTCCACTATTTAAAATAATTTCAAAAGCTGCTACTTGAATTTCTTCACTACTCATCACATTTTCATTGGCTGGTGTCATAATTTTCCTCCTCCCTTTCTTACATTAATTGTAAAAATAGTTGACTAAAATTGGTAAAAGTTGGTTCTGCTAACATTTTTTCTTGAAACGGTAAGCAATCTACTAATTTGACAATCGCTTTAGTCATAACGGTGATTCCTTTATTTTCAATATAAGAAGGCGAAATCAAAAAGACAAAGTGAATTTTCTTTTCTTCATCCCAGCTCATTCCCCTTGGAATCAGCGCCACAGCAATTTTGGTAGAAATTCCCACCGGTAGTGCTGGATGTGGGACAACAATGCTTTCACTAAAAATAATCTGTCCCATTTGTTCACGATGATTAATCTGTTCTAACAATTCTTTAGGATAATTTTCAGCTTCATTAACACGCAATAATTCTGCCAATTCTTGTAAGACCTGCTCCTTGGTTGGCACAATGTCGTAAAGTTTAAAATACTTTTCCCCCATCTGTTCTGTGAGCATATTTTGTTTACGCTGATCTTTTCCGTCATTTAATTTAAGATTTATCATTTGTCGATTTTTGGTACTAATTTTATGAATCGTTTTCCGAATTCTTGCAACATCCTCATCATTTAGAAAAACACTAACATGAATAATTGGAATGGGAAAAACCATAGCCGAAAGATCAATCGAAGAAATGATTAAATCTGCATCATTTAAACTAGTCTCATTAATTTCGTAATACCCCTGAACATTGGTAATTGTAATATGGTTATCAAATTCGTTAACAACACGATTTTTTAACAATTGTGCGCTGCCATAACCCGTAGCACAAATAATCAAAGCATGGACTTTTTGCATGTCTTTAGCTTTTTCCATTGCTGCCATTACATGTAAAGTTAAATACGCCCATTCATCATCGGTAATTTGATAATCTTTTAAAACTGGCATCTGACCTAAATAGTTTTTAGTTAGCTCAAAGGCCTGGGGATAATTACTTTTTATTTCACTTGTCAATGGATTATCTAAAGAAATTTTTCTTTCGAGCCGAACTAGCATTGGCTTTAAATGATCCAATAGACCACTTTTCAACTGATAATCTTCGTTTAGAGAATAACCTAGGCTGTTACTTAATAGTGCTATAGCCTGAGTTAGCGCTCCCGTTAGTTCTTGATTTTCTTCTACAACCGGATGATTTGATTTTGCCATTAAGTGTAAGGCAAGATAAGATATCTCTTCTGAGGGAAAAGCGATTTTAGAAAACACCTCGATCCGACTGACTATTTTTCTAGCAACTTCATACTCTATCTTTTCAGAAATGTCAGCTGCTATTCCAAGTTCCTTGATTTCAAAACCTTCTTTTAAACGCTTAATACTTAAGGCAAGATGCAGAACTAAATTTTGAATAATAATGTCAGATATTTTTAACTTTGCCTCTCTAATTTCATCCAAAATAATAATCGTCAATTCTTCAAAACTAATATCTTGAAAAAGCGGGCTATTACCTAGATACTTTTTAAGCGAATTGGTATAATTTTTCCCAAAAAAAGTATCTAAAATGAAATGGCGTTTACTCCGTTCATCCCCTTTAACAAAAAGACCCACGCCATGCTTTGAAGCAAGTGTTAACGTATACGGTTTTAGTTTCTCTTTGATTTCTTGCATATCTTTGCTCAAAGAAGAACGACTAATAAATAATTCTTCAGTCAAGTCATCTAAATTTATAGTTGCCTCTTCTAGTAGCAACTTATTTAGAATATAATTTTCCCGATCTGTAATATCAGAAATCAAGGGTGCTTTTTCTTCACTATTTAAGGTAATGCCTTGTTTTGCCAAAAAAAGATCGAAATTCAATTTATTTACAATAGTCAAACAATAACCATAACCTTGTTTAGCAGTGATCACACCCCCATTTTCTGCAATAAGTTCTTTTAGACGCGTGATATATGTGCGGACAGTACGGTCAGACAATGACAACTCAGAGGCCAAATGTTGGCTAGTGACAAAATCACCTTGATACTGGATTAAGTGCAAGAGCAATTCTCTTTCCTTTGGTCTCATTATCTTCCCTCATTTTCTAAATATTTTCTTCAATAACTTCACTTAGTTTTTGAATACCAGTTGGAATTGGCACGTAAGCTTGAAATGGGATACTAACAACAGGCTTCCCAACTTCTGACCCTAATTTTTTGAATTTATCTAAAAACATAGTTGTTTGTGGCGAAATTAAAAATAAATCAAAATCACTGGTTTTAATCATTTTGTCCCCTTCTGTCGCAGAGACAGCATCGACAACAATTTCTTCTCCTTTGTTTTTAAAATATTCCGTTGTTTTTGCAGCCATCATTGAAGATGACATCCCCGCAGCACAAATTATTAAAGCTTTTTTCATATCCATACACTCCTCAAAATTTTCTAAATTTTTTCACCATTTGTTTGAATTACTTCGTGATACCAATAAAATGAATCTTTTTTACTTCTTGCTAAAGTCCCGTTTCCTTTATTATCTTTATCAACGTAGATAAAACCATAACGTTTTTCCATTTCTCCGGTTCCAGCCGAAACTAAATCAATACAGCCCCAAGGGGTATACCCCATCAAGTGAACCCCATCTTCAATTACGGCTAACTTCATTTGTTCAATATGTGCTTTTAAATAGTCAATGCGATACTCATCATGGACACTGCCATCTGCTTCTTTTTTGTCGTAAGCACCAAACCCATTTTCGACAATGAATAATGGCACGTGATACATGTCTGTGAACCAGTTTAACGAATAACGTAACCCAACCGGATCGATTTGCCAGCCCCAATCAGAGGCTTTAACAAATTCATTACGTACTAAATCTTTTGTCTCGTCATAATCGTAGTGAACATTTTCTTCATGATGAACAACTGCATGCGACATATAATAACTAAAACCAATATAATCAACCGTGCCTTCTTTCAATGCTTTTTCATCTTCACGTGTAAAATCAATTTTAATTCCTTTACGTTCCCAATACTTCAAGATGTGATTTGGATAAAAACCGTGAACATGGACATCACAAAAGTAATAACGTTTCTCCATTGATTTTATTGACATCAACGCATTTTCAGGCTTGTCATTTACCGCATATAATGGCGCAAAAGCAATCATACAGCCAATTTGAAAATCTGGATTAATGGCTTTCCCAATTTTTACTGCCTTAGCACTAGCAACAAGCTCATAATGAGCAGCCTGATACATAATGGCTTCTCTATCTTCTCCTTCTTGATAAAAAATACCAGAGTTTGTAAATGGAGCAAAATCTTCATGGAAGTTTGCTTGATTATTGATTTCATTAAAAGTCATCCAATATTTCACTTTGTTTTGGTATCGTTTAAAGCAAACTTCAGCAAAGCGGAGGAAAAAGTCAATTAACTTACGATTACGAAAGCCACCATACTCTGTTACCAAATGATACGGCAGTTCAAAATGAGACAACGTTACAACCGGTTCAATATTATGCTTCAAACATTCATCAAATAAGTCATCATAAAATTTCAAACCCGCTTCGTTAGGCTCCGCTTCGTCTCCGTTAGGAAAAATCCGCGTCCACGCAATTGATGTTCGAAAGCATTTAAAACCCATTTCTGCAAAAAGAGCAATATCTTCTTTATAACGATGATAAAAATCTATTCCCTCATGATTTGGATAATACTCATTGGGTAAGACACCATCTGTAATGGCGCGATAATGGGTTGGTGAACCGACAGTCATAACGTCAGCAACACTGACACCTTTACCACCAGCTTGCCACGCACCTTCTAATTGGTGAGCTGCAACTGCCCCACCCCAGAGAAAATCTTTTGGAAAACTAGTTGTCATTTATTCTCCTCCTTATTTGTTATTTACATACATAGTATATTTTGGAAACGCTTTCCAAACAAACGGAATATTTCCTTAGTACTCCGGAAAAAAATTCCATTATCCTTTTTAAAACGGCATTTTGTAAAAATATCAAATTAGTCTATTTTCGTATGATTTCATAAAAAACAACGAATAATAAGTTTGACGTTATCTAATCATAATATCAAATTATTAGGTAATAAATTTATTTATTTACCCATTTGTACATTACAAAACTTTTGACAAACCAAAAGACCATCGTGGTTAAAGATGAACTTTAACTACGATGGTCTTTTCACTAGCGAAAATAATCTTTCGCAAGTTTTTCATAAATCACTTGTTCTTTTGGATTTGGTACAAACTGGTATTCTGTTCTTTGTGCGGGTATTTCTGGCTCGAAATACAAATAGTACAAGCCAAAAATGGGCTCGTTTTCTGGCGCATAAATACACTTGGCACCCAAAATTGTACTAGCCAACTGCGCAAGTTCCGTCGTTTTAAAAAAGCCACCGCTTACTGATAACACTTGCTTTGGTGCTACCAATTTTACTAAACGCCTAATATTTAATAGCATCCCTTCAATGACACTGCGTAATAAATCTTCACGTGTATGTTGTAGAGTTAAGTTATAAAACCCGCCCCTTACTGTTTCATCCCAAAGTGGTGCTCTTTCACCATTTAGATAAGGCAAAAAGCGTAATCCCTTCGCACCGATCGTCGTTTTTTCTAGTAGCTCTGGTAATTGGGTAAAAAATGAAGAGGAATCTTTTGCTAATTGCGCAGCTGACCACTCCAATAATGACGCACCATTATTAGAAGGTGCACCAATTACAAAGTATTTTTCATTCAAATAGTAACAAAAATTTTGTTTATTTGGTTCTAATTGCGCAGTGGTAACAATTTGTCGGACTGCTGCACTCGTTCCAATTGTTAAACTGGCTGTTCTTTTCGTGCGATAAAAACTGGCATAAGCTGCCAGCGTGCCATCGCTAGCACCAACTGCAACTTTTATCCTTGGTGCAAAACCAAAGTGTTTAATTTTATCTATCTTCATAGCCAGTGTTTTCGTCGTGTCGACAATTTCAGCTAATTGATTTGGCTTAATTGACAGATAAGATAGAATTTCTGTACTCCAGGTTTTCTTTTCCAAATCATAATATCCTGTAGCTGAAGCACAAGCACGATCAATGATAAATTCCCCAGTAAAGTATTCCAAGACCAGTTCTTTTAACCCCGACCATTGTGTCACTTCTTGATATTTATTAGTTTCTTTAAAATAAAGCAGTTTTGCAAAGGGCGACATTGCATGAATCGGTGTGCCTGTTAGTTGATAAAAATCTTTCGCTAATTTTGTTTTAGAAAATTCCGCAATCGTTTCTCCTGCCTGTAAGTCTGACCACAAAAAGACCCTTTGACTATTAGCCGGCCGCAAACTGTGCATTGCCGTACTAAAACTCATTATTGAAATTTTTTTTCGTAGATCTTTCGGAATTAGAAAAATCCCTTTTTCTAACAAAGCGATAATTTCTGAGGCACGTTGGTATCTTGCTGCTTTATCTTCATAAGTCGTTAATTTCACACTCGTTTCAAACAATAGTTGTTGCTCATAAATTACCCCTAGCTTAATTGCTGTGGTTCCAATATCGATTCCTAAAAATACAGCCAAATTTATCCACCTCTATTTTAGCTCACTTCATGTTATTCTTCTTATTCTAGCATAAGAGTGTTTCTCTCTAAAATAAAGTGACGTTAAAAATGCGAACTATACCTCCTAACTTTTAGTCATAACGATTTTATTGCAGTCAAATCAATTTTTTTCGTGTGGAAAGTTTATACTTCCTTTACAGAACAAAAAAAGACGTCGAAATATTATCGACGTCTTGAAGATTCATTACATTAACGGTGAATATAAGTTAAGCCAGATGCGCTTAATGTTTCGATGTTTGGACCAGTTGGTGATGAGAAGCCCATACCACCTTGTGAAATTGTAATTGTGTTGTTAGCTGCATTGTATGATTCAACGTAAGCTACGTGACCATATACTGGATCAGCATTCCAACTACCAACACTTTGGCCACCAGCAAATACTACAACTGCTCCAGCAGCTGGTGTTCCATCAACGCGGTAACCATCAGCAGCAGCTGAACCACCCCATTGTGCTCCATTACCCCAGTAAGTGCCTACCCAAGGCGCAACTTGTTTTACATACCAAGTACATTGTCCTTGTGCATACATATTACCTGAGCCAGAATGATCGATTCCATTACCTGAACCACCCCAGTTATTATTACCAGAGTCGTTATTATCATTGTTTGTATCGTTATCATTTGAATTATTATTATTGTTATTACCAGTATTACCAGTTTGGTTATCTTGCGCAGGTTTATTTGTTTCAGTTGATCCTGCAGTTGAACCAGATTCATTATTAGCAGGAGTAGTAGTTTCTTGTTGTGCTTGTGCTGCTAATTTTTCTTGACGAGCTGCTTCTTTTGCAGCAGCTGCAGCTTTTGCTTCTTGTTCTTTGCGGATACGAGCTGCTTCTGCTTCTGCTTGAGCTTTTTGTTTATTTAATTTATCTTTGTCGCTTTTAGCAGTTGCTTCTTCAGCAGCTAAGTTAGCTTTTAAGACATTTAATTCGGCTTGCTTATTGGCAATCGCATTTTTTTGTGTTTCTAACTCTTTTTGGTTAGCAGCTAGTGCGTTAACTTTTTCTTCATTTTCTTTAACTTTTGTTTCAACTGCTTGTTTGTCACGTTTTTGTTGGGCAACCAAGTCGTTGTTGGCCTTAACAATTGTTGTCATCGCTTGAACGCGACCAATAGCATCTGATAGAGAGTCAGACTCAACAACTGCATCGATAAAGTTTGTGCTTTGACCGTTCACTTGAACATCGCGAGCTTGTTTTTTGATTGCTTCTTCGCGTTTAGCAATTCGCACTTTTAATGTAGCGATTTTATCTTGCAATTTCATTGTGTCTTCATTTAATTTAGCTTGTTTATTTTCTAAGTCGCTGACTTTTTCAGCAACTGCGGCAATTTCAGCTTCTAATGAACTAATTTGATTGGAAACATCAGCCTGTTGACCTTGTAAGCTGTTAATTTTTTGATCCTGTGCTTCAATTTTCTCATCAATAGTATCTGCAAAGGCTACATTACTTGGTACGGCTGCAAGTGTTAATGAGCAAACTAATAATGCTGATAACAAACTCTTCTTCACGTAAAATTCCTCCGAATGGCGTCTTATTTTCTTATTTAATAAATAATAATTACAGGTTAAAAATTTCTCTTCTCTTTTAACGCTAAGAGCAGTTTAACACAGTGATATGTCAAACAAATAATAGCTATGTTACAAAAACATTTCAAAACACAATGTTTTTTTTACAATTGTCAAAAAAGCACTATTCCATTATTTATAGTGATTAATAACTATACTTTCTATTATTTCTTGTTCTTTTTAATCAAGAAAAGATGAAAACCATTCAATTATCCAACCTTTTTTCAATTGAAAGTCAAAAAATTTTTTTCTTTGTAAAATAATTTTTAATCTGAAATGAACACTATAAAGACGCTAGGAGAAAAGTTGAGTGGACTTTTTTCCTAGCGTCTTTTTTATCACAAAATAAGGGGAAGATTACGATTTGCATGACCTAAAAATACTTCATAATATTAACTTTAACAGCTTTCATCCTAACGGCTAGCACTTAAATCATTCTATTTATTTACGAAATTTCCAAAAGATTGGCACAGATAATGACAAAATTCCACCCAAAATAACTAGCCAAACATTTTCTTTTTCACCCATCTTAGGTAATAGTTTTTGCTTTTTCGTTTCTAAAATCGAACTTTCATCTTTCTCAACGTTACCTTGCTGCTTTGGTTTACTTGGTTCACTTGGTTCACTTGGTTCACTTGGCTCACTTGGCTCACTTGGTTCACTTGGTTCACTTGGTTCACTTGGTTCACTTGGCCCACTTGGCTCACTTGGCTCACTTGGCTCACTTGGCTCACTTGGCTCACTTGGCTCACTTGGCTCACTTGGCTCACTTGGCTCACTTGGCTCACTTGGCTCACTTGGCTCACTTGGCTCACTTGGCTCACTTGGCTCACTTGGGTCGTCATTCTTCGTATCTAAGTATGGATCGTTTGGATCTTGGATAATCGTTTGTGTTTGGCTATAAGGAGTCAAATGCTGTTTATCTTCTGGATTACTATCCAAAACTTTCACCGTGAATAATTTAGGACCAACAATTGAATCCAGTAAAACAATCGAAAAGGAGAAGTATCCTTTTTTATTCGTAAAGTCAAAAGTCAAATTATTATCATAAGATGCAGCTAACGCAGGGTCTACATTGGAAAAAATAATTTGAGCTTGACCAATTGGAAGCGTATCTCCCGAGAAATCTATTTCACCATAAACGGTAATTTTTTGACCTACTTGCATCTTAGTTACTCCAGAATTAAATAAGTAAAAATCATCAGAAAAGGTAATGCAATTGGCGTTTGCCCAGCCACTAGATGCAACAGTTGCTTGATTTTGTTCGTCTAAAGAGCTTCCATGAGCAATACTACCAGTTGTTGTCATAAAAAATGTCATAAAAATACTAACAATAAAGATTTTCTTCGTTTTTTTCAAATTATATACCCCGTTTCATTAAATGTTGCACTGAGTATACGTTTGAAAACAGTCGTTTTATTATATATTTTTTTGAAAAGTGATATTTTTTCATAAAATTGCATTGCGTGCTACTATCTAGGTGAGGTGAAACTATGGAAACGCAAGCCGCAATTCAAAATCATTTATTAAAGAAAAAAACAGAATCAAATTAAATATTTTCAAGTTTTTGGCAGACCTCGATTTTCCAATTACAACGCATTTCATTGCGAATCGTTTTAAAATTTCTGAGGCGAATTTAACAGTCTATTTACAAGAACTAAAAA
The DNA window shown above is from Enterococcus montenegrensis and carries:
- a CDS encoding CHAP domain-containing protein produces the protein MKKSLLSALLVCSLTLAAVPSNVAFADTIDEKIEAQDQKINSLQGQQADVSNQISSLEAEIAAVAEKVSDLENKQAKLNEDTMKLQDKIATLKVRIAKREEAIKKQARDVQVNGQSTNFIDAVVESDSLSDAIGRVQAMTTIVKANNDLVAQQKRDKQAVETKVKENEEKVNALAANQKELETQKNAIANKQAELNVLKANLAAEEATAKSDKDKLNKQKAQAEAEAARIRKEQEAKAAAAAKEAARQEKLAAQAQQETTTPANNESGSTAGSTETNKPAQDNQTGNTGNNNNNNSNDNDTNNDNNDSGNNNWGGSGNGIDHSGSGNMYAQGQCTWYVKQVAPWVGTYWGNGAQWGGSAAADGYRVDGTPAAGAVVVFAGGQSVGSWNADPVYGHVAYVESYNAANNTITISQGGMGFSSPTGPNIETLSASGLTYIHR
- a CDS encoding LPXTG cell wall anchor domain-containing protein, which gives rise to MTFFMTTTGSIAHGSSLDEQNQATVASSGWANANCITFSDDFYLFNSGVTKMQVGQKITVYGEIDFSGDTLPIGQAQIIFSNVDPALAASYDNNLTFDFTNKKGYFSFSIVLLDSIVGPKLFTVKVLDSNPEDKQHLTPYSQTQTIIQDPNDPYLDTKNDDPSEPSEPSEPSEPSEPSEPSEPSEPSEPSEPSEPSEPSEPSEPSEPSGPSEPSEPSEPSEPSEPSEPSEPSEPSEPSKPKQQGNVEKDESSILETKKQKLLPKMGEKENVWLVILGGILSLSVPIFWKFRK